A genome region from Methylicorpusculum oleiharenae includes the following:
- a CDS encoding ATP-binding protein, producing MAAGDTTACPTPNSQVLEAKESSQTATASLKPLMEKAGVDTTTLLNAAIARSDEQRRLNAELAETKATLLNGGDGLTRLQIEAEIDAANLLHLAAELAHINDEIADAVQQQTMLSADHANALRVLSEIGGSDAATQAEAQRQEALAQMADAAERYVKVFTAGRLLRWSIDRYREEKQGPLLQRAGAIFSTLTSGSFSKLMVDFEREPMVLEGLRADGKLVGISGMSDGTRDQLYLALRLAALEMHLEQAMPLPFVADDLFINYDDVRSKAGFEALKALSEQTQVIFLSHHDHLIPAVHEVFGKQVNIVLL from the coding sequence ATGGCGGCTGGTGACACGACTGCTTGTCCTACCCCAAACAGCCAGGTATTGGAAGCCAAAGAATCCAGTCAAACCGCCACGGCGAGTTTGAAACCGTTAATGGAAAAAGCAGGCGTCGACACCACGACTTTGTTGAATGCAGCCATTGCTCGATCTGACGAGCAACGTCGTCTCAATGCCGAGCTTGCAGAGACTAAGGCGACACTTCTCAATGGGGGAGATGGCCTAACGCGGCTGCAAATCGAAGCGGAGATTGATGCGGCTAATCTGCTTCATCTGGCCGCTGAGCTCGCACACATCAACGATGAAATTGCTGATGCCGTGCAGCAGCAAACGATGCTTTCGGCTGACCATGCAAACGCCTTGCGGGTTTTGTCCGAAATCGGTGGTTCAGACGCGGCGACACAAGCTGAGGCTCAGCGCCAAGAGGCGCTTGCGCAAATGGCAGATGCGGCAGAACGCTATGTGAAAGTTTTCACCGCCGGCCGCTTGCTCCGTTGGTCAATTGACCGCTATCGAGAAGAGAAGCAGGGGCCACTGTTGCAACGAGCAGGTGCGATCTTTTCGACATTAACATCCGGATCGTTTAGTAAGCTGATGGTGGATTTTGAACGGGAGCCGATGGTGTTGGAGGGGTTGCGCGCCGATGGCAAGTTGGTTGGTATTTCGGGCATGAGTGACGGCACACGAGATCAGCTTTATTTGGCACTTCGACTGGCGGCCTTGGAAATGCACCTGGAACAAGCCATGCCGTTGCCATTCGTCGCCGACGATCTATTTATCAACTACGATGATGTCCGATCAAAAGCGGGGTTTGAAGCACTTAAGGCATTATCCGAACAAACCCAAGTCATCTTCCTGAGCCATCATGACCATTTGATTCCAGCGGTGCACGAGGTTTTTGGAAAACAAGTAAACATTGTCCTTTTGTGA
- a CDS encoding DUF2934 domain-containing protein yields MASNKKSSIEETTSEECANEGCCSPDLTAEIAECAYYKAEKRGFAPGHEIEDWYEAEQEMLAGKSDVL; encoded by the coding sequence ATGGCCTCAAATAAGAAAAGCAGTATTGAAGAAACCACAAGCGAAGAATGCGCTAATGAAGGCTGTTGCTCACCCGATTTAACCGCCGAAATTGCCGAATGTGCCTATTACAAAGCCGAAAAAAGAGGGTTTGCGCCGGGCCACGAAATAGAGGACTGGTATGAAGCGGAACAAGAAATGCTTGCAGGTAAATCCGACGTTTTATAA
- a CDS encoding cation transporter — protein sequence MASCCENDCAAEALLERQRGTLIKVLLINAVMFAVIVFAALYGKSTALLSDSLDNLGDAMTYGLSLFAVSRNSQTKARVALFKGGLIFAASAGVVAQIVNRLANPELPSYQVMGIFSLAGLAANGLCLYLLWRHRHEDINMSSVYECSRNDIASNLSVIIAAIGVWALDNHWPDLIVAALLATLLLLSSIRVLRGSINQK from the coding sequence ATGGCATCCTGTTGCGAAAACGACTGTGCGGCGGAAGCACTTCTGGAGAGGCAGCGCGGTACCTTAATCAAGGTATTGTTGATCAACGCGGTGATGTTCGCAGTCATTGTATTTGCGGCGCTGTATGGCAAGTCCACCGCTTTGCTATCCGATTCCCTGGATAATTTGGGCGATGCAATGACTTATGGCCTGAGCCTGTTTGCCGTCAGCCGCAATTCCCAAACCAAAGCTCGCGTTGCACTGTTCAAAGGCGGATTAATTTTTGCAGCATCGGCGGGTGTGGTAGCACAAATTGTCAATCGTCTGGCAAACCCGGAACTACCGTCGTATCAAGTCATGGGTATATTCAGCTTGGCCGGTTTAGCCGCGAATGGACTTTGCCTTTATCTGCTTTGGCGACATCGTCACGAAGATATCAACATGAGTTCTGTTTATGAGTGTTCGCGCAATGACATTGCGTCCAATTTGTCGGTCATTATAGCCGCAATAGGCGTTTGGGCATTGGATAATCATTGGCCGGACCTAATCGTCGCAGCCTTATTGGCCACACTTCTACTTTTGTCGTCAATAAGAGTTCTTCGTGGTTCAATTAACCAAAAATGA
- a CDS encoding TolC family protein, producing the protein MSPDLPITRYHLIAVLWLACSAAYSTEQPVLSLQAATELAVQDNPGLAQINARAQAMAAIPSQVGTLPDPAISFSSLNLPTDTFDTRQEPMTQMQFGVSQSIPFPGKLALNEQAAGFAAEAAAHDVIEARWRLLRDVKKIWWSLFYLDRALEIIKANQDLLRQFVAIAQTKYQVGEGLQQDVLLAQLELSRLLDNELVLVGTRERAKAQLNALLDRPADQQIALPKAVSETLPNLMAESALFEQAENARALLASRRESVNVAQTRLELAKKDYFPDFNVGASYGIRDNTLANADRADFLSMKLSMTVPIFLDSRQAKAVDQRTSELMQQRYELQDEWNRVRADISTAYSDFHQTKNQVVLFKSGIIPQARQTVASMLAGYQVGKVDFLNLVRSQITLYNYETQYWKALSEANQALAQLSAMVGKEEIYE; encoded by the coding sequence ATGTCGCCAGATTTACCCATTACCCGCTACCATCTGATAGCGGTATTGTGGCTTGCCTGTAGTGCCGCCTACAGTACGGAGCAACCTGTTTTGTCTTTACAAGCCGCCACCGAACTTGCCGTGCAGGACAATCCCGGCTTGGCGCAGATCAACGCACGAGCCCAAGCCATGGCCGCTATCCCATCGCAAGTCGGCACGTTACCCGACCCGGCCATCAGTTTCAGTTCGCTGAACTTGCCGACCGATACCTTCGATACCCGGCAGGAACCGATGACGCAAATGCAATTCGGCGTATCGCAGAGCATACCCTTTCCGGGCAAATTGGCGTTAAACGAACAAGCCGCCGGTTTTGCGGCCGAGGCCGCCGCGCACGATGTCATCGAAGCGAGGTGGCGATTATTGCGCGACGTGAAAAAGATCTGGTGGTCGCTGTTTTATCTAGACCGTGCACTGGAAATTATCAAGGCCAATCAGGATTTACTTCGGCAATTCGTTGCGATCGCGCAAACCAAATATCAAGTGGGCGAAGGCTTACAACAGGATGTGCTATTGGCGCAACTGGAACTATCCCGCCTGCTAGATAACGAACTTGTTCTCGTCGGGACTCGCGAACGAGCAAAAGCGCAATTGAATGCCTTACTCGATAGGCCGGCGGATCAGCAAATCGCTTTACCCAAAGCGGTTTCGGAAACATTGCCCAACTTGATGGCGGAGTCTGCATTATTCGAACAAGCGGAAAACGCCAGGGCATTGCTCGCTTCCCGGCGCGAATCGGTCAATGTGGCGCAAACGCGTTTGGAGTTGGCCAAGAAAGACTATTTTCCGGATTTTAATGTCGGTGCCTCTTATGGCATTCGTGACAACACACTCGCGAATGCCGATCGAGCGGATTTTCTTAGTATGAAATTGAGCATGACGGTTCCGATTTTTTTGGACAGCAGACAAGCCAAGGCGGTTGATCAACGTACCAGCGAATTGATGCAGCAAAGGTATGAATTACAAGACGAGTGGAACCGTGTACGAGCCGATATTTCAACCGCCTATAGCGATTTTCATCAAACCAAGAATCAGGTGGTTCTATTTAAAAGCGGCATCATTCCCCAGGCTCGGCAAACCGTTGCCTCTATGTTGGCCGGTTATCAGGTGGGCAAGGTCGATTTCCTGAATCTGGTGCGCAGCCAAATCACCTTATACAACTATGAAACCCAATACTGGAAGGCTTTAAGCGAAGCCAATCAGGCGTTAGCTCAATTGAGTGCCATGGTCGGCAAGGAAGAAATCTATGAATAA
- a CDS encoding efflux RND transporter periplasmic adaptor subunit, with protein sequence MNKTSWLVSVLTLTIGIGIGSWLTEYHQNTSEHKDSRANAKTNGETKRLLFYRNPMNPSVTSPVPAKDPMGMDYVPVYADDSNGATEPSGTVKIDPVTEQNIGVRTAIARQETLSHIVRAVGRVAYDEERLIRLHPKTEGWIETLRIDKTGEWVKKDDDLLSIYSPQLVASQQEYILALNNLKALENSPIEDIRRGAEELLRSSRERLKLLDVPTHQLHDLTRTQQIKKSLHIHSPAAGIVMNIGVREGQYVTPATELYMIADLSTVWVYADIYEYELPWVKGGDPVEMQLAGIPGRTFKGRLAYVYPYAEAKTRSIKVRLAFDNSELLLKPDMYAQVAIMARRQLKAVTLPSEAIVRSGTRDQVFVKRAPGKFEPRLVTLGLASNGRVAVLEGVEAGEEVVTSAQFLIDSESKLREATVKMIAPGHAADEPVDSDSVPEHQHSKGPLEPIDTGEHAVQQGDHRHD encoded by the coding sequence ATGAATAAGACAAGTTGGCTGGTTTCCGTTCTAACATTAACGATAGGGATCGGCATAGGCAGCTGGTTGACCGAATACCATCAAAATACATCTGAGCATAAAGATAGTCGCGCTAATGCAAAAACAAACGGCGAAACAAAGCGCCTCTTGTTCTACCGCAATCCGATGAATCCCTCCGTGACTTCGCCCGTGCCGGCGAAAGACCCCATGGGTATGGATTACGTTCCAGTCTATGCCGATGATTCAAACGGCGCCACCGAGCCGTCAGGCACCGTCAAAATCGATCCAGTGACCGAACAAAACATCGGTGTCCGTACGGCCATCGCTCGCCAGGAAACGCTATCGCACATCGTTAGGGCGGTGGGCCGGGTTGCCTACGACGAAGAACGCCTGATTCGACTACATCCAAAAACAGAAGGCTGGATAGAAACTTTGCGGATAGATAAAACCGGGGAATGGGTCAAAAAAGACGACGACTTGCTCAGTATTTATTCTCCCCAACTGGTGGCGAGTCAACAGGAATACATTCTGGCGCTGAATAACCTCAAAGCCCTGGAAAATAGTCCTATCGAGGATATTCGCCGTGGAGCCGAGGAATTGCTCAGAAGTTCGCGTGAACGCCTGAAACTACTGGATGTGCCAACCCATCAACTGCACGACCTGACTCGCACGCAGCAAATCAAAAAAAGTCTACATATTCATTCTCCGGCCGCAGGCATCGTCATGAATATTGGCGTTCGCGAAGGTCAATATGTCACGCCGGCCACCGAGCTTTACATGATAGCCGATCTCTCCACCGTCTGGGTCTACGCCGATATTTATGAATATGAATTGCCTTGGGTCAAAGGAGGCGACCCGGTTGAAATGCAGTTAGCGGGAATTCCGGGCCGCACTTTCAAGGGTAGGTTGGCTTATGTCTATCCCTATGCCGAGGCCAAAACGCGATCCATAAAAGTCCGGCTGGCGTTCGACAATTCGGAACTGTTACTGAAACCGGACATGTATGCGCAAGTCGCCATCATGGCCCGTAGACAGTTGAAAGCGGTGACCCTGCCCAGCGAAGCGATCGTCCGTTCAGGCACCCGAGATCAAGTCTTCGTGAAGCGGGCTCCGGGCAAGTTCGAGCCGCGCCTAGTGACGCTGGGGCTTGCCTCTAACGGCAGAGTCGCCGTATTGGAAGGCGTTGAAGCCGGTGAAGAAGTGGTTACCTCGGCACAATTTTTGATCGATTCGGAATCCAAGTTACGCGAGGCGACCGTCAAGATGATCGCTCCCGGTCACGCCGCCGACGAGCCGGTCGATAGCGATTCCGTGCCCGAGCATCAACATTCGAAGGGGCCGCTTGAACCCATCGATACTGGAGAACATGCCGTGCAACAGGGAGACCATCGACATGATTAA
- a CDS encoding efflux RND transporter permease subunit, which yields MINALINSSLKDRFIVLLAAIILGLAGLWSFKNIPLDAIPDLSDVQVIVFTEYPGQAPQVVEDQVTYPLTTAMLAVPKTKVVRGYSFFGFSFVYIIFDDGTDMYWARSRVLEYLNYVSGRLPKGVNPSLGPDATGVGWVYEYALVDKTGKHDLAQLRSIQDWYMRYPLQTVSGVSEVASVGGYVKQYQIEVDPNALTAYGISLSKVKQAIQRSNNDVGGRLVEMSETEYMVRGLGYIRSIDDINGIPVGVDANGTPIRIQDIAHVHIGPELRRGVVELNGEGEVAGGVVIMRFGENAKQTIIGIRAKLEELSKGLPEGVEIVPVYDRGDLIESAVATLYEALTQELIIVCVMVGLFLLHLRSSLVIVITLPLGVLIAFIVMKLQGLNANIMSLGGIAIAIGDMVDGGIVMVENAHKHLVEAAEKKKADLTERERWQAISTASKEVGSTLFFSLLVITVSFIPIFAMQAQEGRLFSPLAFTKSYAMAAAAMLTVTVVPVLMGYFIRGNIIPEHKNPANRFLHILHSPVLRIAMRWRLTTLLIAAIALGSTAYPLSKTGSEFMPPLDEGDILYMPSTFPGISITKAKELLQQTDKILKTFPEVQHVFGKVGRADTATDPAPLSMIETTIRLKPKDQWPDPNKTTRQLMKEMDQAIRFPGIANAWTMPIKTRIDMLSTGIKTPVGIKVSGPDLNELQRLSKEIEQAMKTLPDTLSAFGDRSVGGYYLDFDIDRDAAARYGLTVGDVQDIIQSAIGGMNVTETVEGLERYPVNLRYPRELRDNLESLKRVLIPAPTGAQIPLAMVADLELSRGPPSIKSENARLNAWIYVDIKTSDIGGFVAQAKRTLEQQVEIPKGYTVSWSGQFEYMERAAQRLRIVVPLTLLLIFLLLYFSFRNIAEPIIVMLTIPFGLIGGIWTIYWYDFNLSVAVYVGFIALAGTAAETGAMVLNFIDIEIAKLRAQKQSPLTGLEIKDAVEAATAMRVRPVAITAFTTMLGLVPIMWATGTGADVTQRIAAPVLGGMLTVLMLSLLVFPVIYSLVLQFQETRKHSLSN from the coding sequence ATGATTAATGCATTAATCAATAGTTCGCTCAAAGACCGTTTCATCGTGCTATTGGCGGCTATTATCCTGGGATTGGCTGGACTATGGTCCTTCAAAAATATACCTTTGGACGCGATACCGGACTTATCCGACGTGCAAGTCATCGTCTTCACGGAATACCCGGGACAAGCGCCTCAGGTCGTCGAAGACCAGGTCACTTATCCTTTGACTACCGCCATGCTGGCCGTGCCGAAAACCAAAGTCGTTCGCGGTTATTCGTTCTTCGGTTTTTCTTTCGTGTACATCATTTTCGATGACGGCACCGACATGTATTGGGCCCGATCGAGGGTGTTGGAATATCTCAACTATGTCAGCGGCCGCTTGCCGAAAGGTGTCAATCCATCCTTGGGGCCGGACGCCACCGGCGTCGGCTGGGTGTATGAATACGCATTGGTCGACAAAACCGGCAAGCACGATTTGGCCCAACTGCGTTCCATTCAAGACTGGTATATGCGTTATCCGTTGCAAACCGTGTCCGGAGTATCCGAAGTCGCTTCGGTCGGCGGTTACGTCAAACAGTACCAGATTGAAGTAGACCCTAATGCGCTGACCGCCTACGGCATCTCATTGAGCAAAGTCAAGCAGGCGATCCAGCGCTCCAATAACGATGTCGGCGGCCGCTTGGTCGAAATGTCCGAAACCGAATACATGGTGCGCGGCCTTGGGTATATACGGAGCATCGATGACATCAACGGCATACCGGTCGGTGTCGACGCCAACGGCACACCCATCCGCATTCAGGATATCGCTCATGTCCATATAGGGCCGGAACTGCGCCGTGGCGTGGTGGAACTGAATGGCGAAGGCGAAGTGGCCGGTGGTGTCGTCATCATGCGCTTTGGTGAAAACGCCAAACAGACCATCATCGGGATCAGAGCCAAGCTTGAGGAACTGAGCAAAGGCCTGCCAGAAGGCGTCGAAATCGTCCCGGTTTATGATCGAGGTGATCTGATCGAAAGTGCGGTTGCGACCTTGTACGAGGCATTGACCCAAGAATTGATCATCGTATGCGTGATGGTTGGCTTGTTTTTGCTGCACTTGCGATCATCGTTGGTAATCGTGATTACCTTACCGCTGGGCGTGCTGATCGCTTTTATCGTCATGAAATTGCAAGGGCTCAACGCCAACATCATGTCCTTGGGCGGCATCGCCATTGCGATTGGCGACATGGTCGATGGCGGCATCGTCATGGTCGAAAACGCACATAAGCATTTGGTTGAAGCAGCCGAAAAGAAAAAGGCCGACCTGACGGAACGAGAACGGTGGCAAGCCATCTCCACGGCATCGAAAGAGGTGGGGTCTACGCTGTTTTTTTCGTTGCTGGTAATCACTGTTTCATTTATTCCCATTTTTGCGATGCAGGCTCAGGAAGGCCGGCTATTCAGCCCACTCGCCTTTACCAAATCCTACGCGATGGCCGCCGCGGCAATGTTGACAGTCACTGTCGTACCGGTATTGATGGGGTACTTTATTCGCGGCAACATTATTCCGGAACACAAAAATCCAGCCAACCGCTTCCTGCATATCCTTCATTCGCCCGTGTTAAGAATCGCCATGCGTTGGCGCCTAACTACGCTATTGATTGCCGCAATTGCGCTGGGGTCTACTGCTTATCCTTTGTCCAAGACCGGCAGCGAGTTCATGCCGCCTTTGGATGAAGGCGATATCCTGTATATGCCGTCGACCTTTCCCGGCATATCGATCACTAAAGCGAAAGAACTATTACAACAAACCGACAAGATATTAAAAACCTTTCCCGAAGTACAGCATGTCTTCGGTAAAGTCGGTCGGGCCGATACCGCGACCGATCCGGCGCCTTTATCGATGATTGAAACCACGATTCGGCTCAAGCCCAAAGATCAGTGGCCGGACCCGAATAAGACCACTCGGCAATTAATGAAGGAAATGGATCAAGCCATTCGCTTCCCCGGTATTGCCAATGCTTGGACCATGCCGATTAAAACCCGCATCGACATGCTGTCTACCGGCATCAAGACGCCGGTCGGCATCAAAGTGTCCGGACCGGATTTGAATGAATTACAACGCTTGTCCAAGGAAATTGAACAGGCAATGAAAACGCTGCCGGACACGCTGTCGGCGTTCGGCGATCGCTCGGTTGGCGGCTATTACCTTGATTTCGACATCGATCGGGACGCCGCCGCACGCTACGGTTTGACGGTCGGCGACGTGCAAGACATCATCCAAAGTGCGATCGGCGGTATGAACGTGACTGAAACGGTGGAAGGCCTGGAGCGTTATCCGGTCAACCTTCGTTACCCGCGCGAACTCAGGGACAACCTGGAAAGCCTGAAACGGGTTCTGATTCCGGCCCCAACCGGCGCCCAAATCCCGCTGGCGATGGTGGCCGATTTAGAGCTCAGCCGCGGACCGCCTTCGATTAAAAGCGAAAATGCTCGCCTGAACGCCTGGATTTACGTCGACATTAAAACCTCCGATATCGGCGGCTTTGTCGCTCAGGCCAAACGAACCCTGGAACAACAGGTCGAGATACCGAAAGGCTATACGGTCAGTTGGTCGGGCCAGTTCGAATACATGGAACGGGCGGCACAGCGGCTGCGCATCGTCGTACCTTTGACCTTGCTGTTGATCTTCTTGCTACTGTATTTTTCTTTCAGAAATATTGCAGAGCCGATCATCGTGATGTTGACGATTCCCTTTGGCCTGATAGGCGGGATTTGGACTATTTACTGGTACGATTTCAATTTATCGGTGGCCGTCTATGTCGGCTTCATCGCCCTGGCCGGCACGGCCGCCGAGACTGGCGCGATGGTACTGAATTTCATCGACATAGAAATCGCCAAACTACGCGCGCAAAAACAGTCGCCGTTAACGGGGCTGGAAATCAAGGACGCCGTCGAAGCCGCTACGGCCATGCGCGTCCGTCCGGTTGCAATTACGGCCTTCACGACCATGTTGGGTTTGGTTCCGATCATGTGGGCCACTGGCACCGGTGCGGACGTAACACAACGCATCGCTGCGCCGGTACTCGGCGGTATGCTGACGGTCTTGATGTTGAGTCTTTTGGTATTTCCAGTGATCTATAGTCTGGTACTGCAATTCCAGGAAACCCGTAAACATAGCTTGTCAAACTGA
- a CDS encoding HD-GYP domain-containing protein, translating to MPKIKAKFKSIPTHSISRTVHRLILTRLFFGWLCLSLAIGGIVLWLEVNRVRHFVHELALKESASFSGESAHNMDRLDADARLHLRNLAEQLVNQHFWVVELYDLNKQLQLETIRQGFEVVEHDINRFRHRFPQQGEFSHQFHLMHGKLLLVILVPLLDAQNSLIGYFEGVYQVDKNTLDTIKYGLFRKLMFATLGITFAALLIYPIILLLNRELIRLSADLLKGNLQLMNVLGGAIAERDSNTNSHNYRVTFYALRLGEAIGLPQTDIRDLITGAFLHDVGKIGIRDLILLKSGKLSPEEFEDMKLHVALGVNILNKSSWLQGAKDVVLYHHEQFDGSGYLEGLKGEAIPLNARIFAVVDVFDALTSKRPYKEPWPVTDAIAALEQGRGNHFDPRLVNAFTPIARRLYDEIGGLEEQQIEVMLHQLIAPYFLNTDFERCSKKLCT from the coding sequence ATGCCAAAGATAAAAGCTAAGTTTAAATCGATTCCGACTCACTCAATCAGTCGAACGGTACACCGATTGATTTTGACCAGATTGTTTTTCGGATGGTTATGCCTCAGCCTGGCGATTGGTGGCATCGTTCTTTGGCTGGAGGTCAATCGCGTTCGACATTTTGTGCATGAACTTGCGCTCAAAGAGTCGGCAAGTTTTAGCGGTGAATCCGCTCATAATATGGATAGACTGGATGCCGACGCTAGGCTTCATCTTCGAAATTTGGCGGAACAATTAGTTAACCAACATTTTTGGGTGGTTGAGTTATACGATCTCAACAAACAACTCCAACTTGAAACCATTAGGCAAGGATTTGAGGTTGTCGAACATGATATTAATCGTTTCCGCCATCGGTTTCCGCAACAGGGTGAGTTTTCACATCAGTTTCATCTGATGCATGGCAAATTGCTTCTGGTGATTCTAGTCCCTTTATTGGATGCTCAAAATAGCTTGATTGGCTATTTCGAGGGTGTTTATCAAGTCGATAAAAATACTCTCGACACTATTAAATACGGCCTGTTTCGCAAATTAATGTTTGCGACGCTTGGAATTACGTTCGCAGCGCTATTGATATACCCGATCATCTTGTTGCTGAACAGAGAATTGATAAGACTTTCGGCAGACTTACTTAAAGGTAATCTCCAACTAATGAATGTGCTCGGCGGTGCGATTGCCGAACGCGATTCCAACACCAATAGCCATAACTATCGAGTGACCTTTTATGCCTTGCGTCTAGGTGAAGCTATCGGCCTACCCCAAACCGACATCCGCGATCTAATTACAGGCGCTTTTTTACACGATGTCGGCAAAATCGGCATCCGTGACCTGATCTTGTTGAAATCGGGGAAATTATCGCCGGAAGAATTCGAGGACATGAAGTTGCATGTGGCCTTAGGCGTCAACATTCTGAACAAATCAAGTTGGTTGCAGGGGGCAAAAGACGTGGTCCTATATCATCATGAACAATTCGATGGTAGCGGCTATTTGGAAGGCTTAAAGGGCGAGGCGATCCCTTTGAATGCAAGGATATTCGCCGTTGTGGATGTATTCGATGCCTTAACCTCGAAACGGCCGTATAAGGAACCATGGCCTGTAACGGATGCCATCGCCGCACTTGAACAGGGTCGCGGCAATCACTTTGATCCACGCTTAGTTAATGCGTTTACACCGATTGCACGCCGTCTGTATGACGAAATCGGTGGGCTTGAAGAGCAACAGATTGAAGTAATGTTACATCAGCTTATTGCCCCATATTTTTTAAACACTGATTTTGAAAGATGCTCGAAAAAATTATGTACGTAA